A genomic segment from Canis lupus baileyi chromosome 31, mCanLup2.hap1, whole genome shotgun sequence encodes:
- the C31H3orf80 gene encoding uncharacterized membrane protein C3orf80 homolog — MWGPGVSAEGLPVAPPLLLLLLLALAAPSRGGGGCAELACGERERCCDAANATAVRCCKLPLHAFLDNVGWFVRKLSGLLILLVLFAIGYFLQRIICPSPRRYPRAQARPGPPGAAGPPDRGDDDDDSPALLRDEAAAGSQDSLLDSGGGGGRARGGGRAAPACASEHELRVVPPGFLQLPSYEEVKYLPTYEESMRLQQLSPGEVVLPVSVLAEPDGAQGRFPRI, encoded by the coding sequence ATGTGGGGGCCCGGGGTCAGCGCCGAGGGCCTGCCGGTggcgccgccgctgctgctgctcctgctgctggcgCTGGCGGCGCCctcgcggggcggcgggggctgcgCGGAGCTGGCGTGCGGCGAGCGGGAGCGCTGCTGCGACGCGGCCAACGCCACGGCCGTGCGCTGCTGCAAGCTGCCGCTGCACGCCTTCCTCGACAACGTGGGCTGGTTCGTCCGCAAGCTCTCGGGGCTGCTCATCCTGCTCGTGCTCTTCGCCATCGGCTACTTCCTGCAGCGCATCATCTGCCCCAGCCCGCGCAGGTACCCGCGCGCCCAGGCGCGGCCGGGGCcgccgggggccgcggggccgcccgACCGCGGCGACGACGACGACGACTCGCCCGCGCTCCTGCGCGACGAGGCGGCCGCGGGCTCCCAGGACTCGCTGCTGgacagcggcggcggcggcggccgggcccgggggGGCGGGCGCGCGGCCCCCGCCTGCGCCTCGGAGCACGAGCTGCGCGTGGTCCCGCCGGGCTTCCTGCAGCTGCCCAGCTACGAGGAGGTCAAGTACCTGCCCACCTACGAGGAGTCCATGCGGCTGCAGCAGCTCAGCCCCGGGGAGGTCGTGCTGCCCGTGTCGGTGCTCGCGGAGCCCGACGGCGCCCAGGGCCGCTTCCCGCGCATCTGA